A DNA window from Helianthus annuus cultivar XRQ/B chromosome 15, HanXRQr2.0-SUNRISE, whole genome shotgun sequence contains the following coding sequences:
- the LOC110910954 gene encoding probable inactive receptor kinase At5g10020 has product MRHLQLLLIFLYAAAAATADAPPPEEIRALLEFRKGITTDPLGKISNSWNISTSDPASVCPNFYGITCDEQTGRVVSINLDRIQLTGEIKFSTLLMLKNLKNLSLSGNRLTGRIVPNLGSMFSLQYLDLSGNEFYGPVPEKINDLYGLSYLNLSRNNFTGGFPNGIGNLQQLAVLDLHSNSLWGDLGVLFSQLRNVQYVDLSDNAFYGSLSIDGGVIPSVVNTVQYVNLSRNRLGGGFFSDDVFVLFRNLHVLDLSDNGLNGKLPSFGGLPNLEVLRLSNAQLFGPIPEELLESLIPLKELDLSRNGFSGSIPKINSTSLITLNLSSNELSGSLPPSLGNCQIVDLSNNLLSDDIMVSEKWESPLQVLDLSSNKLIGNFPNLTHFNALVSLNLGNNSLKGVLPSILIPNLVFLDLSRNELDGPIPPGLFTSMTLNHLDLSNNRLTGPIPLHGSQEKSLIELSSYPPMEFLDLSYNTLTGALSSDIGNFRRLRVLNLGNDGLSGELPNDLTKLSLLEFLDLSNNHFNGKIPEKLSSELTFLNVSGNDLSGKIPENLRNFSNASFYPGNPSLITPIGGLPPANADGFASGSPNGGKGHSKSSIKIAIIVASVVAALMIAFVLLAYYRAQIGDFRVKTAFGGQTSLTSRDIKHGGISSRPTTSLSFSNAHLLTSNSGQSEIGGDIVEPPAMPPAYATSSASMIPNLIDTDPTPSGRKSSPGSPVGSSPRFVETIEQQVTLDVYSPDRFAGQLYFFDPRPQLSFTAEDLSRAPAEILGRSSHGTLYKATLGGGHMLTVKWLRVGLTKDKKEFAKEIKKIGTMNHPNVVRLVAYYWGPREQERLTLANYIEGDSLALHLYETTPRRYSLLSFNQRLKVAIDVARGLSYLHGRGIPHGNLKPTNIILEGPQYNARLTDFGLHRLMTPAGIAEQILNLGALGYRAPELANASKPVPSFKADVYAFGVILMELLTRRSAGDIISGQSGAVDLTDWVRLCDQEGRVMDCIDRDIAGGEQQSKAMDDLLEVSLRCILPLTERPTVRQILEDLCAISV; this is encoded by the exons ATGCGCCACCTGCAACTCCTCCTCATCTTCCTCTacgccgccgccgccgccaccgccGACGCACCACCGCCGGAAGAAATTCGAGCCCTACTAGAGTTCCGCAAAGGGATCACTACAGATCCCCTAGGTAAAATCTCCAATTCATGGAACATTTCCACCTCCGATCCAGCTTCAGTTTGCCCTAATTTCTACGGCATTACATGCGATGAACAAACGGGTCGGGTTGTATCCATTAATCTTGACCGGATTCAGTTGACCGGTGAAATAAAGTTTAGTACTTTGCTTATGTTGAAAAATTTGAAGAACTTGAGCTTGTCTGGGAACCGATTGACCGGCCGGATTGTTCCGAATCTCGGGTCAATGTTTTCGCTTCAGTATTTAGATCTGTCTGGTAATGAGTTTTATGGGCCTGTTCCTGAAAAGATTAATGATCTGTATGGTTTGAGTTATCTTAATTTGTCTAGGAATAATTTCACCGGCGGCTTTCCGAATGGGATTGGGAACTTGCAGCAGCTGGCGGTTCTCGATCTGCATTCGAATTCGTTGTGGGGGGATTTAGGGGTGTTGTTTTCTCAACTTAGGAATGTGCAGTATGTTGACTTGAGTGATAATGCGTTTTACGGGTCTTTATCGATCGATGGTGGTGTTATTCCGAGTGTGGTTAATACGGTGCAGTATGTGAATTTGAGTCGGAATCGGTTGGGTGGTGGGTTTTTTAGTGATGATGTATTTGTTTTGTTTAGGAATTTGCATGTTTTGGATTTGAGTGATAATGGGTTGAATGGGAAGTTGCCGTCGTTTGGGGGGTTGCCGAATCTTGAGGTTTTGAGGTTGAGTAATGCGCAGTTGTTTGGGCCGATACCGGAAGAGCTTTTGGAGAGCTTGATTCCGTTGAAAGAGCTGGATCTTAGTCGGAATGGCTTTTCAG GTTCGATTCCGAAAATCAACTCTACCAGTTTGATCACGTTGAATCTATCATCAAACGAATTATCAGGCTCGTTACCACCGTCTTTAGGAAACTGTCAGATAGTCGATTTGAGCAACAATCTACTCTCCGATGACATCATGGTTTCCGAAAAATGGGAATCACCCCTACAAGTTCTTGATCTGAGCTCAAATAAGCTAATCGGGAATTTCCCCAACTTAACACATTTTAACGCACTGGTTTCACTAAATCTAGGAAACAACTCATTAAAAGGCGTGCTACCGTCTATCCTGATACCCAATCTGGTTTTTCTCGACCTCAGTAGGAACGAACTTGACGGGCCGATTCCACCCGGGTTATTCACTTCAATGACTTTGAACCATCTGGATCTTTCGAATAACCGTTTGACGGGCCCGATTCCTCTTCACGGATCACAAGAAAAATCTTTAATCGAATTATCGTCGTATCCACCCATGGAGTTTCTCGATCTTTCCTATAATACGTTAACGGGTGCATTGTCGTCAGATATCGGCAACTTCAGGAGGCTTAGAGTGTTAAATCTTGGAAATGACGGGTTATCGGGTGAATTACCAAACGATTTGACGAAACTTAGTCTATTGGAGTTTCTTGATTTATCGAATAATCATTTCAACGGTAAGATTCCCGAAAAACTTTCGTCAGAGTTGACGTTTCTTAACGTGTCGGGTAATGATTTATCCGGGAAAATTCCGGAGAACTTGAGGAATTTCTCGAATGCTTCGTTTTATCCGGGAAACCCGTCTCTGATCACACCAATCGGTGGTCTGCCACCTGCTAACGCTGACGGTTTTGCATCAGGGTCACCAAACGGTGGGAAAGGTCACTCGAAGTCTAGCATTAAAATAGCGATTATAGTTGCTTCTGTTGTAGCTGCATTAATGATAGCTTTTGTGTTATTGGCGTATTATCGAGCACAAATCGGAGATTTTCGTGTTAAAACTGCGTTTGGTGGTCAAACAAGTTTGACAAGTAGAGATATAAAACATGGAGGAATATCTAGCCGACCGACGACATCACTGAGTTTTTCAAACGCTCACTTACTTACTTCAAATTCTGGACAGTCGGAGATTGGCGGTGACATTGTGGAGCCTCCCGCAATGCCGCCTGCTTATGCCACTAGTTCGGCATCCATGATTCCCAATCTGATCGACACCGACCCTACACCATCCGGAAGAAAATCTTCTCCGGGTTCACCCGTGGGTTCATCGCCCCGTTTTGTCGAGACAATCGAACAGCAAGTGACGCTAGACGTGTATTCACCAGATCGGTTTGCGGGTCAACTGTATTTCTTTGACCCGAGACCTCAATTATCGTTTACAGCTGAAGATCTGTCGCGGGCCCCAGCTGAGATTCTTGGAAGAAGCAGCCATGGGACACTGTATAAAGCCACGCTAGGTGGCGGACATATGTTGACCGTGAAGTGGTTGAGGGTCGGGTTGACCAAAGATAAGAAAGAATTTGCCAAAGAGATTAAGAAGATCGGAACCATGAATCACCCTAATGTTGTGCGGTTAGTCGCGTATTATTGGGGCCCGCGAGAACAAGAGAGACTTACGTTGGCTAATTACATTGAAGGAGATAGCTTGGCGTTACATCTTTATG AAACGACCCCTCGAAGGTACTCATTACTATCATTTAACCAACGGCTAAAAGTTGCTATCGATGTGGCTAGAGGCTTGTCCTACCTTCATGGGAGGGGCATACCGCATGGAAACCTTAAACCGACAAACATAATCTTAGAAGGCCCGCAATACAATGCCCGGCTTACCGACTTCGGTCTCCACCGGCTCATGACACCTGCAGGCATAGCTGAGCAAATTCTAAACCTTGGTGCACTTGGTTACCGGGCCCCTGAACTTGCAAACGCATCGAAACCTGTCCCGTCATTCAAAGCCGATGTGTATGCATTTGGTGTCATCTTGATGGAACTATTAACCCGAAGAAGTGCGGGTGACATTATCTCGGGTCAATCTGGTGCTGTTGATCTAACCGATTGGGTTCGGTTGTGTGACCAGGAGGGTCGGGTGATGGATTGTATTGACCGAGACATTGCAGGTGGTGAACAGCAGTCGAAAGCGATGGATGATTTGCTTGAAGTATCACTCCGGTGCATACTCCCGTTAACTGAAAGGCCGACAGTGAGACAGATCTTGGAAGATTTATGTGCCATATCTGTTTGA